From one Gossypium hirsutum isolate 1008001.06 chromosome D08, Gossypium_hirsutum_v2.1, whole genome shotgun sequence genomic stretch:
- the LOC107886404 gene encoding uncharacterized protein, translating to MHQKKSGKQQEIGNLSSDCFNKTTSPYLFCSQFNHQSYLESTPRNRVDFPLPNKPNLTIRVPFPPISPNPSPPLPASVPTPTITPTHHHKQPDFHHHKPSFSNNPSPTHALLSTPHKRPIMTHNSLPHSPTLSSFKNHRRDHCRTVERLPLFRYFSCSACFAIPFDTQQLGRKLVHHLNRGRLLCFHLRFLVLLSLPSLYFLVSDPRRFFVLNFLALLAFSVTLLVSLNLALPRLPSIRLLLARSLPAKFIQLGSSSKSSKPVVWSIGSKPKSEKKANSGTWVQVYSNGDVYEGEFHKGKCSGSGVYYYCMKARYEGDWIDGKYDGYGVETWAKGSRYRGQYRQGLRHGIGVYRFYTGDVYAGEWSNGHCHGCGVHTCEDGSKYVGEFKLGVKHGLGHYHFRNGDIYLGEYFADKMHGFGVYQFGNGHRYEGAWHEGRRQGFGTYTFRNGETQSGHWQHGVLNVHSTQSIHLGSPHAVTRSRVLNAVQEAQRAAEKAYSIAKIDERVNKAVSAANKAANAARVVAVKAVQKRMHQDNSDDPPTSIV from the exons ATGCATCAGAAGAAATCTGGCAAACAACAAGAGATCGGAAACCTAAGCAGCGACTGCTTCAACAAAACCACTTCTCCATATCTCTTTTGCTCTCAATTCAATCACCAAAGCTACCTTGAATCAACCCCACGAAACAGGGTTGATTTTCCCCTTCCAAACAAGCCTAATCTCACCATCCGAGTCCCATTCCCACCCATATCACCAAACCCATCACCACCGCTACCAGCATCAGTACCAACACCAACAATAACACCAACCCATCATCATAAACAACCCGACTTTCACCATCATAAACCCTCCTTCTCCAATAACCCATCTCCAACTCATGCCCTTCTCTCGACTCCCCATAAGCGGCCTATAATGACCCACAATTCTCTTCCTCATTCCCCAACTCTTTCTTCTTTCAAAAACCACCGCCGTGACCATTGCAGAACGGTTGAAAGATTACCTCTTTTTCGGTATTTTTCTTGTTCTGCTTGTTTCGCTATTCCTTTTGATACTCAACAACTGGGTAGGAAACTTGTTCATCATTTGAACCGTGGCCGCTTGCTTTGTTTCCACTTGCGTTTTCTTGTTTTGCTTTCTCTCCCTTCGCTTTACTTTTTGGTTTCCGATCCTCGGCGGTTTTTCGTGTTGAATTTTCTTGCTTTGCTTGCTTTCTCGGTTACCCTTTTGGTTTCTCTTAATCTTGCACTCCCTCGCTTGCCCTCGATTCGATTGCTTCTTGCTCGTTCACTACCTGCTAAGTTTATTCAACTAGGTTCATCTTCTAAATCTTCAAAACCTGTTGTTTGGTCAATTGGATCAAAGCCAAAATCGGAGAAGAAAGCGAATTCGGGAACTTGGGTGCAGGTTTACAGTAATGGGGATGTATATGAAGGTGAATTCCATAAAGGGAAATGTTCAGGGAGTGGGGTTTATTATTACTGCATGAAAGCAAGGTATGAGGGGGATTGGATTGATGGGAAATATGATGGCTATGGTGTGGAAACTTGGGCCAAAGGGAGCCGATATCGCGGTCAATACAGGCAGGGATTGAGGCATGGAATTGGAGTGTATAGGTTTTATACAGGTGATGTTTATGCTGGTGAGTGGTCTAATGGGCATTGTCATGGATGTGGTGTGCATACTTGTGAAGATGGCAGCAAATATGTGGGGGAGTTCAAGTTGGGTGTAAAGCATGGGCTTGGCCATTACCATTTCAG AAATGGGGACATATATTTAGGGGAATATTTCGCCGACAAGATGCATGGATTTGGGGTTTATCAATTTGGGAATGGACACCGGTATGAGGGAGCCTGGCACGAGGGAAGAAGGCAGGGATTTGGCACATACACTTTCAGAAATGGTGAGACACAATCTGGTCACTGGCAACATGGGGTTCTTAATGTTCACAGCACACAAAGCATCCATCTTGGATCCCCCCATGCTGTCACTCGATCTAGAGTCCTTAATGCTGTTCAG GAAGCGCAGAGAGCAGCGGAGAAAGCTTACAGCATTGCAAAGATCGATGAGAGAGTAAATAAAGCTGTCTCAGCTGCAAACAAAGCAGCCAATGCTGCCAGAGTAGTAGCCGTGAAAGCCGTCCAAAAAAGAATGCATCAAGACAACAGTGATGATCCTCCAACTTCAATCGTCTAA
- the LOC107886403 gene encoding 60S ribosomal protein L37a isoform X1 — MHQRSKRKEHKKPNKSYSHHWGNRTKRTKKAGIVGKYGTRYGASLRKQIKKMEVSQHSKYFCEFCGKYAVKRKAVGIWGCKDCGKVKAGGAYTLNTASAVTVRSTIRRLREQTES, encoded by the exons ATGCATCAAAGAAGTAAAAGGAAGGAACACAAGAAACCaaacaaatcatattcacatcattGGGGGAATAGA ACTAAGAGAACGAAGAAGGCCGGAATTGTCGGGAAATACG GTACCCGATATGGTGCCAGTTTGAGGAAGCAAATTAAGAAGATGGAGGTCAGTCAACACAGCAAGTACTTCTGCGAGTTCTGTGGAAAG TATGCAGTGAAGAGAAAGGCTGTTGGAATCTGGGGCTGCAAGGATTGCGGGAAAGTCAAAGCCGGGGGTGCTTATACTTTGAA CACTGCTAGCGCTGTGACGGTGAGGAGTACCATTAGAAGGTTGAGGGAGCAAACTGAGAGCTGA
- the LOC107886403 gene encoding 60S ribosomal protein L37a isoform X2, whose amino-acid sequence MTKRTKKAGIVGKYGTRYGASLRKQIKKMEVSQHSKYFCEFCGKYAVKRKAVGIWGCKDCGKVKAGGAYTLNTASAVTVRSTIRRLREQTES is encoded by the exons ATG ACTAAGAGAACGAAGAAGGCCGGAATTGTCGGGAAATACG GTACCCGATATGGTGCCAGTTTGAGGAAGCAAATTAAGAAGATGGAGGTCAGTCAACACAGCAAGTACTTCTGCGAGTTCTGTGGAAAG TATGCAGTGAAGAGAAAGGCTGTTGGAATCTGGGGCTGCAAGGATTGCGGGAAAGTCAAAGCCGGGGGTGCTTATACTTTGAA CACTGCTAGCGCTGTGACGGTGAGGAGTACCATTAGAAGGTTGAGGGAGCAAACTGAGAGCTGA